Part of the Urocitellus parryii isolate mUroPar1 chromosome 2, mUroPar1.hap1, whole genome shotgun sequence genome, GCCCTTGTCAGGATCCCATTTGATATAACTAAAGCCATCTTGATTATAACCATTTGTCTGCCTGGAACCCTGCTATATACTCCAAAATCTATAGGATATATCAAGCCATTAAGGTAGTCAGCTAGCTTAACTGACATTTGACATATTagtttttgttgctttttctcctccttctttttgagAAAACCCAGGCAGATCCCAGTTGGCTGTGGGTGTGGGCTACCTTTATTTAGTTTGACATATAaaccccttcctccagcctcagggTGCAGGGATCTTCCTGTTGCTGCCCAAGACCTGCTTCTTTCCTTAACCCtaataaattgcattttataCAAATCTGGTTGCCTTTTCTTTGGTCTCTTGGCACCTTCTATCTTTGGTGGCTTGTTCCCATATATTTATACTATACCAGGGTTTTTCTTAAAGTCATGGTAGTGCCCCAGGCTTAGCTATGGCCCTAAAAGCTGAGCTTACTCCTTTCCCTGATTGATCTGTCCTGCCTCCATGACCAtgggacagaggagagggatgaCTTTAAGTACATAGCTGTGGTCAGAAAGGAAGTCTGAAGATTATCAACCGTAATGACCCCTGCTCAGTTGCAAAGACCAAGGATTCTGCTTCACTGAACCCCCAGGTAGTCCTTGGGACATAGGTCACACTGGAGATGCACAATCTGAAGCTCCACTTCAACAGGGTGGCCTAACTGGAGCTTGGAGATGGAGTCAACTCAGTGATGTCTAGCTGAAGCTCCTGACCTGGAGTTTCTTGAGGTTGGGGGTCTGGCCTTTCTCTCACCCTCAATTGGAGCTGGTTATTTTCACTACACCACCTATCTGGGGCATTTGGACAGAGGTCTTGCTTTGCAAGTCATCAGCCACCTCCAGCACACAAAACTTGCTCCTACTTCCCTGCATTTTACTCCGTGGCACGGGGCAGGTGGCTACCCACAGAGCTAGCATACATTCTTGGTTGGATATTCTAAATAAACTGGGTTTAAGTGCTACCACCTGGCATTGAAAAAAAACCTACTTCCTGAGGTTGACATGGACCACCCGGGTTCAAATGCTACCTCCAGCCTTTCTTAGCCACCTATGTAACCCTACTTCAGGGGTAGTGAGACAAATCACCCATAGGCAGCCAGGAAAAGTAGAGAGAAGACTGGGGGATCAAGCTTCCCATGACAGCTGGTCTCAGCTGTGAGAACAGCCCCTAGACACAAACAATTGCAAAAGGTACTTTCTCTTGTGCCAACAGGCCCTCACCCCCACCCTTGTGCTAATGAAGGATTAGAAATCACTATTCTCCAAATTTTTCTGAAgatgacaaaatatgttgattggcTCCCTTTCTGAATCTTATATCCCACCAGTTCCCTATAGGAACAGATCTAAGCCCATAAAACACCAACAAATACCCTTCACTTGGGATCCCTCCCTTAGGAGCTCTATTACTCTGGGTGTGTgtgattattttacaaaatatttttgggctggggatgtggctcaaacggtagcgcactcgcctagcatgtgctgggttcaatcctcagcaccacataaaaataaaataaagatgttgtgtccacccaaaactaaaaaataaatattaaaaaattctctcttggggctggggatgtggctcaagtggtagcatgctcgcttagcatgcatgaggcactgggttagattctcagcaccacattgaaacaaaataaagataccgtgttcacctaaaactaaaaaataaatattaaaaaaaattctcgattaaaaaaaagtttattagggctggggatgtggctcaagcggtagcgcgctcgtgcggcccgggttcgatcctcagcaccacataccaacaaagatgttgtgtccgccgagaactaagaaaaaataaataaatattaaaattctctctctctctctgtccccctctctctctcactctttaaaaaaaaaaagtttattaaatttacaaataatcCCAAAACAGCACTTAATTCTAGCTATAGGTGAAAAAAAGATGTTACAGCAGGGATCCTGATGTCTAAATAGAAATGGAATCATCGGTCACCATAATTTTAAGCACAAGAATCGGCTTACTTTTTGCCAGATTTCTTAATTCCACTTGTGGCCAGGGGGCCCTTCCTGGCACTTTTAGCTTCTAAGTTTCTTCTGCTCCTCTTTTTGTTTCTGTCTGAAAGCCTTATCTCATCCATCTCCTTGGCCTGCTTCTTAGGTTGTTTCAGGGGCTTCTTCTTGCCACCTTCCCAGCAGGACACGGTGCCTATTACTCTTAATTAAACCCTGTTACTTCACTTTCATCCTTACAATCATGAATTTCGTTCCTTGAATTCACAAGACAAAGAACCCACCTGACATCCATGCTCCATATAACAGAGAGGACATGTCCCAGGCTGCACTCATTACTCTTGACAATAAAATGGGGTACTGTTGTACCCCATCTGAGTCTCCAAAGTGACCAAGGTTGGGCCGAtgcttttttaaatgttcatatgTGGTTCAggttgaaccaaggggcactccaccactaagatatcttactaaattgctgaggctggcttcaagtgttttttttttttttgagagaatatttttttttttttaagttttcagcagacacagcatctttgtaagtggtgctgaggatggaacccaggccgcacgcatgccaggcaagtgcgctactgcttgagccacatccccagcccttcaactGGTTTTGAAGATGAAATGTACAcagtcacagcctctgggacaggagtcccctccTTTGCTAGCAATGCAAAAATTCTttgtccttctcctccctccccagcaaaaaaaaagtataagtgcTTTACTTGATActattttaagttgctgaggttagttCAGATCTTGAGATCCTTCTGGTTTCAGGATTctaagtggctgagattacagttaTGCACTACTACACATGACCCAAATGGTGCCTTCTATAGGAAGCCTCTGGAGATGTTCATTACTACATCAACTTATTCCCCTAACTCCTTTGAGGATTAAGACCCAGCAGGCAGATAATCAgtcacaatggcacacacctgtaatcccagcagctcaggaggctgaggcaggatcgcaagtttaaagccagtctactaaataactattaaaaagggccggtaacaaaaaaaaactaaacaaaataccaGCTCAAGTAGAGATTCTTCAATGGGGCCCCTTCCagacttcttccttcctttctttattagCTTACCCAACTAGGCAAACGAGGTGTCCTACCTACGCTGAAGCTCTGGCCATTTCCTGACTGACCCACATCCCACCATCCACAGAGGGCTCAAGTCTGTTCCCATACCAAAGAAGGCAGCAATCCCACCCAACCGCAGGACAACAGACACAGGCTAAAAGATCCTGCCTCTGGATTTATTTGTACAAAtagcacaggaggacaccagtTCCCATAGACAGAGGCTCAGGGGTCACACCAGTCCTTCTGTCCTCATACCCAGAGGATTTTTTTATGGAGCCTTTGCAGGGACCTGGGCACCCTTGGGGGCCTGGGCACCCTTGGGAacaggagctggagctgcagCTGGAGCCGATGCGGAAGCTGGAGTTGCAGCCTGGGTCTTGGCTTGGGCTTTGGCCTTTGGCCGGCTGAGCCTGCGTTCCCTGGCCATGTGGGCACGAGCACGCTTTGCGTGCTTGGGATGGGCTAGCAAGGCGAGGCGATCAAGCTTGCGGCTGGCACCCTTTGGCATCTTGGGCTTAACTTCCTTAGGCTTTGCAAGGGCCTTGATAGCCTCGGCACGTGCACTCATGGCCTTGGCGTTGTTTGCCTGCATTTTTTTCAGGCCCTTCTTATTGTGCTTCTTGGCAAAACGCATATTTCTCAGGAACTTGGGGTCCACCTGGAAAGTAGGAAAGCTGTAAGCGGCAGCATATAAAGTCCCCAAGTCATACCCTGGTGTCCTCTTCTATAAGGGTGCCAGGCACTCTAAAGATAGCATCAAATCAACCTTAAATATGGAAATAGCCAATCCTTTAACAACCACCCACCCTCAAGGAGCCAATATTCCACCTGGCTAATGGTGTGCAGTCACATTTTCAAGGCCACACCTCCAGAGCCTAGTAGAGCTAACAGTCAAATGTGAATGCTGAtagaaggaacaaaggaaagcTGACCTCTCTGCCAAAGTTGTAAGGCATGAATTTCCTATAGGAGTTCAGCTAAACCACCCCCACACCTTGACAACCCCTCAGGGATACTCCTTTAAAGGGGAAGGTATCAATTAAATAACAAGCCTAGTCCAACAGATTCACACCAAAGATCAGAGAGCAAGAGTACTGGGGAGGAACAGAGTAGGGAGAGGCTCAGCTCTCCCCTAGAACTTCCTGGCAAAGGGAGTCAAACTGTCCCTAAGCATAGTACTTGATCAGATACAGATCATAAAGCACCAAgcagcacagtggcacaagcccataatcccagcagcttgggaggctgagacgggaggatggcatcaaaagtttgaagccagcctcagcaaaaagtaaagtgctaagcaactcagtgagaccctgtctgtaaataaaatacaaaaaagggctgggaatgtggctcagttttcaagtgcccctgagttcaatcctgggtacccccccccccaataaaagatCATGGAAGAGGATCTTAAGGTACCTACTACAGGCAGGACTCCCTCCCCTAAGGGCTCTGGCTGGGCAAGGGAAATGGCCATTGTACCCTCAGGATGCAGGTTACATGGAGGGCTGGGAAAGCCAAGGAAAACTTTATTAGGTCTGGCATATAGAGAACGAAATTGTGTCCTTAACAGGGCAGGAAATTCAAGGGACAATTAACAACAGTACTTAGGCAGAGGCTGAATTGGAGGTGTTGGGGGGTACTACACAAAAAGGTCCTGGACATGCACCTGGAGCTGGGAAGGGACATTTTATGTTATTCAATGCATATACTTACCCCCTTAAGAGATTCATATCTTTGTGATCGGGGTTTCTTGATGCCATTTCTGTGCCATTTTCGGGCTGGGGGTGATGAGGAGGAAAGAAGTTAGAGCAGAAATTTTCTCTAATATCACTACTCAGTATCAAAGCTGGCAGGCTTGGGAAAACCATTATGTCCCAGAGCAGATCTTCTTGAGAACTGAAAAACTCCTTACCACTGAATACAAAGTACCCTGGGTTTCTCAACTGGATACTTGGCTCCAAAACGTATAATCTCAAAACACTAATAACAAAATGAGCTCCAAAATGGTAAACCCTCACTGTGCTCTAGTCTCTATTATCTCCAAACCAATCTTTGCCAGGGTATGGGGCAGAGAGCTGGGACCAAGAAACTTACACTGGTTGTGTGTGGTGTGGTTCTTAGACTTGGCCATGTCTGCACCTACAGGAAAAGAGCAGAGTTAAGGGGGGATAATATATTGACCAAACTACATTATTATATCGTGTGCATGTGCGAACACGTAACAACGAATCCCACTATTacgtgtaattataatgcaccaataaaaaaacacAAGGGAGAAAAGTAGCATTAAGGGCTGGGGGAGGAAGGGCCTCTCCCGGATGGGCCACCTCTGCTGCCCTGATCTGATGGAACATGAGGCTGCAATACAGACGCATTATATTTGCGACTTCCACCAGTATGGACTCACTTAACACGACCCAAAGTCAGTTCCTGGCTACCAAACCCAGGTAATGATACCTTGAAACCAACTCCCCGCACTCAAAACATTGAGCTCCCCGACCAATTCCGAGGTCCTCCCTCAGCCATCCACCTCTTGAGCAACACCCCCACCCTGTAGTTTTCACTCTCCACAGCCACAGAATCGATCCCCCTGGCTTCCCCGCGGCCGGCACCCCAAGCTCCGCGCCCCACGTCCGCCCGTAAGCCGCGGATGGCACCAGATGCCGCGCAGACAACACACCGCGAGACGCCGCTCCCGGAGCGGTTGGAAccggaagaggaagagaaaggtcTCAGCGCAGCCCGATGAATGGGGCCGACCACACCGGAAGGTACTACTGGAAAAGGTTCCCCGCGGCATCAGGAAGGAAAGTTCCGAGGCCCGGAAGGGCGCCAGCTCCAGGGAGAGGCGGTGCTACGAGTTTTGTCCCGCCTCCCTCCATCGGTCTCCACCCCTTTTCCTTTGCCTTCCGTTcttccaggacctgcctcttggCAGTTGGTCTCCTTAAAGATCATGGAATGCTGGATGTTAGGGAGTGACAGGAGAtctgtgttcttaaaaaaaaaaaaaaaaaaaaatgcatgtctgGCCCCTGCTTAGAGAATCGACTGTGGCAgacagaggggaggaggaagagtgagAAAGAGGCTTGGGTGGAACACCATGGGAAGTGATGGCTGCCTTAGGATGGAGAGGAATGGATGCAGACGATGAGGGAGAAAAAAGAGGCATGGAACCAAAGGCTTGGGTTTAAACGTCTGAGTGAACGGTCCTTTTTTACAGAGATGGGGAAGAGTGGTGCTTTAGTCGTTTTGTTTTGAAGAGGTTATGATCCAAATGTTTCTTTTCACATGCATTAAATGTGAGATGACATCCAAATTGAGTAAGCATTGCCTTCTAACAACTGGGTTGCCCTCTCTGACTCTCCCCACCCCCTACAGTTCATTCGCCACACAGCCAGGGAGCCTGAAGGTCTTTTTAAAGATAGATACCAGATCCTGTCCAAGGACAACCTCTCTGACCCTGGCAAACTCTCCTTGTCATTTGCTTTCCTCCAAACCCCtaggccttctttttttttttttttttttctgccaagtaTAAATGCTTTTGCTGTCTCAAAGTCTTTGCACTTCTGTCCCTCTACCTGATCTGTCCTTTTCCCTATTCTTTGGATGGTATTCTCTTTCTTGTTCAGGCCTCCCTGGACGACCCTATTTGAAATAGACACACTCTGTCCCTTCTCCCCGGTTACTCTGTGTCCTCTCATTCTATTTGCTTCCTTCATAGAACTTCCCTGACTctaattatgtgtttatttatttgtgtatgtgttcATTGTCCCAGTGCCTTGAGTTTGGGACTGGTTTGGtcacttttgtttttctactgCCTAACTGCACTTGATATAAACATCTGCCACATGAACACTCTTTGGCAAGGTAGGTTCACAGAGTGATGGAAGCATGTTGCAAAGTTTTAGGGAGTAAGGGGAAAGGAGGACTTAGAAACAGGACACGCAAAGACTGACACATTCCTGAGAAAGGAGAGATTATTCTGTGAGCTGTGAGTTgggaaaatgaaaagcatttgCTGATGGATGACCTAGTAGCAAGAAAGAAACAGTTGAGGCCAGAGAGGAAGATGTCTCTGAAGGAGCAAAGTCCCTGCAGAGTGCTGAGCACAGGTGGAGGAGCTGATGGGCAGAGGTAGGGACTTCAGATGGTGGAGGTAGCAAGATACCTGACAGGAAGTCTGGGCCTCAGCCCAGGGAGTGGAAGAAGTGAGGTCGGAGGTTAGGACAAGTCTGACTTCTTTGTCCTTGAGAAAGAGAAGCAAGCAAGCATTTTAGATGTTGGCAGAGGAGGCTATGACAACTTTAAAGGAACTAGGCTGCCCTGCTCTATCTCCTTCCAATAGTTCCTAAAAAGTGAGCAGAGACACCCACTCAGGACCCAGTTTTTCCAGGCTTTTATGACAGTGGAAGAATGAACAGGAGCAGAGAGCCTCATCTGATGGAGAAGGAAGATTCAAAGATAATCAGTGGCCAAGCAATAACATTGAGGTTATGATTGGGATAGGCCCAGGGTGAAATCCCAACTGCTAGGCAAGGGGGAGGCAGTGACAAGAATGAGGAGCTTTCTTTGGCTGTGACATGAGGAGGCCTGTCCAGGGACCAAAGAGGACCATGATCTGGAGCTACTGACTTGCCAGGCTTTTTCAAGATAGAATGGAAGGTAAGGTCAGACATGTGCAAAGggatagttttctttctttttgtttgttttcttcattctttctcccctttctttttccctttcctcctccctctctttttcttcataaatgcAACCTTATTGTGAAAGATTCTATAACCTGATTTTATGCATTCAGTCATAATTTGTGGCTGGGCATGGTGTAAttctgtgacttgggaggctgaggcaggaggattgcagtttcaaagccagcctcagcaatttagcaagg contains:
- the Rpl29 gene encoding large ribosomal subunit protein eL29: MAKSKNHTTHNQSRKWHRNGIKKPRSQRYESLKGVDPKFLRNMRFAKKHNKKGLKKMQANNAKAMSARAEAIKALAKPKEVKPKMPKGASRKLDRLALLAHPKHAKRARAHMARERRLSRPKAKAQAKTQAATPASASAPAAAPAPVPKGAQAPKGAQVPAKAP